Part of the Permianibacter fluminis genome, TTGGGTTGTCATTGAGCCATCGCCATGCTCCGACTATCTGAACTTCGTTTGCCCATCGACCATGCCCCGGAGGCCTTGCCGGTTGCCATCAAGGAACGGTTGAAGCTGGGCAAGGACGATCTGCTGGATTTTACCGTTTTCAAACGCAGCCACGATGCGCGCCGCAAGGACGCGTTGATGCTGATCTACATCGTCGATCTCAGCCTGAAGAACGAGGCAGCGGTGCTGAACCGCTTTGCCAAGGACAGCCATGTCCGGCCGGCGCCAGACATGAGTTACAAGTTTGTCACCCAGGCGCCGGCGCTGACGCCGCACCGGCCTGTGGTGATTGGCTTTGGCCCCTGCGGGATCTTTGCTGCGCTGATTCTGGCCCAAATGGGCCTGCGGCCGATTGTGCTGGAGCGGGGCAAGGAGGTGCGTGAGCGCACCAAGGACACTTGGGGCCTGTGGCGCAAGAAAATCCTGAACCCGGAATCGAACGTGCAGTTTGGTGAGGGCGGTGCCGGCACGTTTTCCGATGGCAAGCTGTATAGCCAGATCAAGGACCCGAAATTCTACGGCCGCAAGGTGATGCAGGAGTTTGTCAAAGCCGGAGCGCCGGAAGAAATCCTGTACTTGAGCCGGCCGCATATCGGCACGTTCCGTTTGGTCGGCATGGTCGAAACCATGCGGGCGAACATTGTGCAGCTTGGTGGCGAGATCCGGTTTCAGCAGCGGGTCACCGATATCCAGATCGAGGACGCTCAGGTCCGTGGCGTGACGCTGGCGAGCGGCGAGCAGATCCGCACCGATCACGTGGTGCTCGCGCTCGGTCACAGTGCGCGCGACACCTTCGAGATGCTGCATCATCGCGGCGTGTACATGGAGGCCAAGCCGTTCTCGATTGGTTTTCGCATCGAGCATCCGCAATCGATCATCGACAGGGCGCGGTTCGGCAAATTTGCCGGTCACCCGTTGCTCGGTGCGGCCGATTACAAACTGGTGCATCACGCCAGCAATGGCCGCGCGGTTTACAGCTTTTGCATGTGTCCTGGCGGTACCGTGGTCGCGGCGACGTCAGAAGAGAACCGCGTGGTCACCAACGGCATGAGCCAGTATTCGCGTAACGAACGCAATGCCAATGCCGGCATGGTGGTCGGCATCACGCCGGCCGATTATCCGGGTGGCCCGCTGGCCGGTGTTGCGTTTCAGCGCGAGTTGGAATCGCGCGCGTTTGTGCTGGGTGGCAGCACGTATGAAGCACCCGGACAGCTGGTCGGCGACTTTCTGGAAGGCAAAGCCTCGACGCAGTTTGGCGAGGTGTTGCCCTCATACAAACCGGCGGTGCATCTGACCGATTTGTCGTCGGCACTACCGGATTACGCGATTCAGGCGATGCGCGAAGCGCTGCCGGCGTTCAACCGCCAGATCCGCGGTTATGCGATGCATGATGCGGTGCTGACCGGCGTCGAGACGCGCACCTCATCGCCGCTGCGTATCACCCGCGGCCCGGATTACCAGAGCTTGAATACCAAAGGTTTGTATCCAGCCGGCGAGGGCGCCGGTTACGCGGGCGGTATTCTGTCGGCGGGTGTTGATGGCATCAAAGTGGCCGAGGCCTTGGCGCTCAGTTTGACCGGCCAGCATCCGATGCCCTTGCATGATGAAGAAATGCTCGGCGAGATGGATGATTGATGGCATTCGAGCGTGACGCAGAGGTTTGCTGTTTGATGCAGTCGCTGTGTGGGGTGGTATGGCGTGGGGTGCTGTCGCTGCAGTTGCTGTAGCTGGTTTCACCCTCTCCCTGGCCCTCTCCCGTCAAGGGAGAGGGGATCAAACATGCAGCTGGCAATCTTGATTGTATTGATGCGCTGTGAAGTGAGTGATGATTCATTCTGTGCTTCTGGAAGGCGGAAGTGTGTCAAGGCGTGGAGCGGATAGCTGACTTCACCCTCACCTAAATCCTCTCCCATCAAGGACGAGGACTTTTATGACCCCCTCTCCCTTGATGGGAGAGGGTCAGGGTGAGGGTGAAGCCGTTCGAATGCCACCTAATTGATACAGGCAAATTGATGCAGACAAAATAGTGCTTTTCGTCGTCATCATTGTTGCCAATTTTTCTCGAACACAACTCTTTACAGCCGGCGAGTCAGCGGTTAAAACGACTATACCCACATAATAAGTGTCGTTATTCAAATGACCGAACCCCAGCTTTCGCCGAGCCATCATCCCGAAACACCTTCCACGGATCCCTTTGCCGGTCCCAAATTGCCAGCGGTTCGTACTGTCACGCTGAGCGCGCCGCTGCTGTGGTTGCGCAAGGGCCTGAACGATATGCGGCTGCATCCAATCGCCAGCGGTTTGTACGGCATGGCGTTTGCGCTGATGGGTTGGATTCTGCAGTCCGTGTTGCTGAACGCGCTGCAGTATTTCACTACGCTGCTGTTCGGATTTTTTCTGCTCGGGCCGTTTCTGGCAACCGGGCTCTATAACGTGGCGAAGCAAACCGAGGCCGGCAAGCCGGCAACGGCGTGGCGGACCATGATGGCCTGGCAGGCGAATGTGCAGGGCATCGGTATTTACTTGCTGATCACCACGGTGATTCTGCTGATCTGGGGCCGCGCGTCGTTGATCACCTTTGCCATGTTCTTTTCATCCGGCTTGCCGGAGCTGAAGGATTTTCTGGCTCAGATTGTCTCGCTGGAGCATCTGGATTTTGTCATCACCTATCTGGTGGTTGGCGGCATTTTCGCAACGATAGTCTTTGCCATCAGCGTCGTGTCGGTGCCGATGATGCTGGACCGCGACGCCGAAACCTTTGCATCCTGTTTCACCAGTCTGCGGGTGTTGGCGGCCAATCCCTTGCCAATGCTGTTCTGGGCCGTGCTGATTGTGCTGCTGATTGGCGCCGGTTTTGCGACCGGCTTTTTCGGGTTGATTCTGACCGGGCCCTGGGTCGGTCTGGCTACCTGGCATGCCTACCGGGGGACGGTGGGCGAGTGACAGTCCTTGAGTGCTGGTAGCTGTGTGATGGTCGTTGACTAACGAAAGGGGCGAACCCGGCGAGTCTCAACCATCGAGTGGCGGCAGCGGCGGCGCCAACACGCTAGAATAGCCGCATTGTTGCTGTTCGATTGAGCCTCATGGATACCTGTCCCACCTGCTACAA contains:
- a CDS encoding NAD(P)/FAD-dependent oxidoreductase; this translates as MLRLSELRLPIDHAPEALPVAIKERLKLGKDDLLDFTVFKRSHDARRKDALMLIYIVDLSLKNEAAVLNRFAKDSHVRPAPDMSYKFVTQAPALTPHRPVVIGFGPCGIFAALILAQMGLRPIVLERGKEVRERTKDTWGLWRKKILNPESNVQFGEGGAGTFSDGKLYSQIKDPKFYGRKVMQEFVKAGAPEEILYLSRPHIGTFRLVGMVETMRANIVQLGGEIRFQQRVTDIQIEDAQVRGVTLASGEQIRTDHVVLALGHSARDTFEMLHHRGVYMEAKPFSIGFRIEHPQSIIDRARFGKFAGHPLLGAADYKLVHHASNGRAVYSFCMCPGGTVVAATSEENRVVTNGMSQYSRNERNANAGMVVGITPADYPGGPLAGVAFQRELESRAFVLGGSTYEAPGQLVGDFLEGKASTQFGEVLPSYKPAVHLTDLSSALPDYAIQAMREALPAFNRQIRGYAMHDAVLTGVETRTSSPLRITRGPDYQSLNTKGLYPAGEGAGYAGGILSAGVDGIKVAEALALSLTGQHPMPLHDEEMLGEMDD
- a CDS encoding DUF2189 domain-containing protein codes for the protein MTEPQLSPSHHPETPSTDPFAGPKLPAVRTVTLSAPLLWLRKGLNDMRLHPIASGLYGMAFALMGWILQSVLLNALQYFTTLLFGFFLLGPFLATGLYNVAKQTEAGKPATAWRTMMAWQANVQGIGIYLLITTVILLIWGRASLITFAMFFSSGLPELKDFLAQIVSLEHLDFVITYLVVGGIFATIVFAISVVSVPMMLDRDAETFASCFTSLRVLAANPLPMLFWAVLIVLLIGAGFATGFFGLILTGPWVGLATWHAYRGTVGE